The proteins below come from a single uncultured delta proteobacterium genomic window:
- a CDS encoding putative Histidine kinase (Evidence 3 : Function proposed based on presence of conserved amino acid motif, structural feature or limited homology; Product type pe : putative enzyme) produces MFLVGSVRKTLHAVVLLALLPALAGILYSGLGARKHSMQLAQEQLLEAVHDLASQKELVLESTSVLFTTIAQLDDVRNRNLEECGALLRDLVQRYPFYSNLLLTDTSGRVLVSARPIPDNTSLADEPEFKTGMSATGFAVSIYTTDIGRDARALRVAHPVFDGSGARVGVLLGGIRNPSEALPGSLGQFQGPAVRRLFDCSGGMFVLPEEDAAGRSALDVWAAVSAKKDDLGVISVPTVEKDARGVSLVAYERLRMAPEEAPCLIVTVAMPERAVYAQGDNDLITNVLLLGFACLAAWIIMIFAGGRIITRPVAELLSITRQLARGDFSVRTDMHAMQGEMGRLAQAFDDMATGMETREREVIRAKAASDAANTAKSGFLANMSHEIRTPMNAVIGMAYLAFKTQLSPRQQSYVSKIYVAANTLLGIINDILDFSKIESGQLHIDHAPFRLEDLLDNLAAIISQKAEEKELEILFRVDKNIPMTLIGDPLRLSQILTNLANNAVKFTEKGEIVISCSLVENLGDKVRLRFVVRDTGIGITTEQQDKLFQAFSQADGSTTRRFGGTGLGLTITKRLLEMMGGDISVESAYGKGSTFTFTIVLGYQLSKEQTPRIGNVGQATRALIVDDNPSANEVLLSLLNDLMLSGDSASSAEEAFAMLVQAEEEGRPYSLVFMDWRMPVMDGVEATYVLRNKLGLKNPPPVIIVTAFGRDETLAQAVKAGAAGVLYKPINKSYLYDSIMTLLHGHTDALPEYSPHKQDAPREAFRIPGARILLVEDNPVNQQIALELLEDAGAVVTVASTGIEAVAAFESSPETLPFDLVLMDLQMPEMDGYEATRRIRANSRFAGIPIVAMTAHAMIEERLKCLQAGMNDHISKPIEVDKFFSTLRTWLQPDDRRPNSDVAEAAGRSDTIVFGSPVPNLMHMPRADLPGAAVREAPAAVPDLPGLNVEAALSRLGNNREMYIKILRQFLRTQARGGELFAGAAAAGDKETQKRIAKTLRGLGNSIGATILATSAAMLENALQSGAGSEVADAEKDTFEALDSVIATLRAAFPDEPLHASPARAEVEALPEKEAAALAGLAGLLRDDDAAALKYMEEHAGLLMSALGAPAFTQVEQAVSQFDLEGALQAIQKTGKLP; encoded by the coding sequence ATGTTCCTTGTCGGTTCCGTGCGTAAAACGCTGCATGCGGTGGTGCTTTTGGCGCTTTTGCCCGCGCTGGCGGGCATTCTGTATTCCGGCCTCGGGGCCAGGAAACATTCCATGCAGCTCGCGCAAGAGCAGCTCCTCGAAGCCGTTCACGACCTCGCGAGCCAGAAGGAACTGGTGCTGGAGAGCACCAGCGTGCTCTTCACCACCATCGCGCAACTGGACGACGTCAGGAACCGCAACCTGGAGGAATGCGGCGCGCTGCTCCGCGACCTTGTGCAGCGGTACCCGTTTTATTCCAACCTGCTCCTCACGGACACCTCGGGCCGGGTTCTGGTGAGCGCCAGGCCCATTCCCGACAATACGTCGCTGGCGGACGAGCCCGAGTTCAAAACCGGCATGAGCGCCACCGGGTTCGCGGTGAGCATCTATACCACGGATATCGGCCGCGACGCCCGCGCGCTGCGGGTAGCCCATCCGGTTTTCGACGGTTCCGGGGCCAGGGTCGGCGTCCTCCTGGGCGGCATCCGGAACCCCTCCGAGGCGCTCCCCGGCTCCCTCGGGCAGTTTCAGGGGCCTGCCGTCCGGCGGCTCTTCGACTGCAGCGGCGGCATGTTCGTGTTGCCGGAGGAAGATGCCGCCGGCCGGAGCGCGCTGGATGTCTGGGCGGCCGTTTCCGCGAAAAAGGACGACCTGGGCGTGATTTCCGTGCCGACGGTGGAGAAGGACGCGAGAGGGGTATCCCTTGTCGCCTACGAGCGTCTGCGCATGGCGCCGGAGGAGGCCCCCTGCCTCATCGTGACCGTGGCCATGCCGGAACGGGCCGTGTACGCGCAGGGAGACAATGATCTTATCACGAACGTCCTGCTGCTCGGCTTCGCCTGTCTGGCGGCGTGGATTATTATGATTTTCGCGGGCGGCAGGATCATCACCCGCCCGGTGGCCGAGCTTTTGTCCATAACCCGGCAGCTTGCACGGGGCGATTTTTCCGTGCGCACGGACATGCACGCCATGCAGGGCGAAATGGGCCGGCTTGCGCAGGCCTTTGACGATATGGCCACCGGCATGGAGACGCGCGAACGGGAGGTTATACGGGCGAAAGCCGCGTCCGACGCGGCCAACACGGCGAAGAGCGGATTCCTCGCCAACATGAGCCACGAGATCCGCACCCCCATGAACGCGGTCATCGGCATGGCCTACCTTGCGTTCAAAACCCAGCTTTCCCCACGGCAGCAAAGCTACGTCAGCAAGATTTACGTCGCCGCGAACACGCTCCTCGGCATCATCAACGACATCCTCGATTTTTCAAAAATCGAGTCAGGGCAACTGCATATCGATCACGCGCCGTTCCGGCTCGAGGATCTTCTGGACAACCTCGCGGCCATAATCAGCCAGAAAGCCGAGGAAAAGGAACTGGAAATCCTGTTCCGGGTGGACAAAAACATTCCCATGACCCTGATCGGCGACCCTCTGCGCCTCAGCCAGATTTTGACGAACCTCGCCAACAACGCCGTGAAATTTACGGAAAAGGGCGAGATCGTCATCAGCTGTTCCCTGGTCGAGAACCTCGGGGACAAGGTCCGGCTGCGGTTTGTGGTGCGCGATACCGGGATAGGCATCACCACGGAACAGCAGGATAAACTGTTCCAGGCGTTCAGCCAGGCGGACGGTTCCACGACCCGCCGCTTCGGCGGCACGGGCCTCGGGTTGACCATCACCAAACGGCTTCTGGAGATGATGGGCGGCGACATCAGCGTTGAAAGCGCCTACGGGAAAGGCTCCACGTTCACCTTCACCATCGTTCTGGGGTACCAGCTGTCCAAGGAACAGACGCCGCGGATCGGGAACGTGGGGCAAGCCACCAGGGCGCTCATCGTGGACGACAACCCGAGCGCCAACGAGGTTCTCCTCTCGCTGCTGAACGACCTCATGCTGTCGGGCGATTCCGCCTCCTCCGCCGAAGAAGCCTTTGCCATGCTGGTCCAGGCCGAAGAAGAGGGCAGGCCCTACAGTCTGGTCTTCATGGATTGGCGCATGCCGGTCATGGACGGCGTGGAGGCGACTTACGTCCTGCGCAACAAGCTCGGCCTCAAGAACCCGCCGCCGGTGATAATCGTCACCGCCTTCGGCCGGGACGAAACTCTGGCCCAGGCCGTGAAGGCGGGCGCGGCGGGTGTGCTCTACAAGCCCATCAACAAGTCGTATCTCTACGACTCCATTATGACCCTCCTGCACGGCCATACCGACGCCCTGCCCGAATATTCCCCCCACAAGCAGGACGCGCCGCGCGAGGCGTTCCGCATCCCGGGGGCGCGGATTCTGCTTGTGGAGGATAACCCGGTAAACCAGCAGATCGCCCTGGAGCTTCTTGAGGACGCCGGGGCCGTGGTGACGGTGGCCTCCACCGGCATCGAGGCCGTGGCCGCGTTTGAATCCAGCCCGGAAACGCTGCCGTTCGACCTTGTGCTCATGGACCTGCAAATGCCCGAGATGGACGGGTACGAAGCCACGCGGCGCATCCGGGCGAATTCCCGCTTCGCCGGTATTCCCATTGTGGCCATGACGGCGCACGCGATGATCGAGGAACGCCTCAAATGCCTGCAGGCCGGGATGAACGACCATATATCCAAACCCATTGAGGTGGATAAGTTTTTCAGCACCCTGCGAACCTGGCTGCAACCGGACGACCGCCGCCCGAATTCGGACGTGGCCGAGGCGGCAGGCAGGAGCGATACGATCGTTTTCGGTTCGCCCGTGCCGAATCTCATGCATATGCCGCGGGCGGATCTTCCGGGGGCCGCCGTGCGGGAAGCGCCCGCCGCTGTGCCTGACCTGCCCGGTTTGAACGTGGAGGCGGCCTTGTCCCGGTTGGGCAACAACCGCGAAATGTATATCAAAATACTGCGCCAGTTCCTGCGGACGCAAGCGCGGGGCGGGGAACTGTTCGCCGGCGCTGCCGCCGCCGGGGACAAGGAGACGCAGAAGCGGATAGCCAAGACCCTGCGCGGCCTGGGCAATTCCATCGGGGCGACCATTTTGGCGACATCGGCGGCGATGCTGGAAAACGCCCTGCAATCCGGCGCCGGTTCCGAGGTGGCGGATGCGGAAAAAGATACCTTTGAGGCTCTGGATTCCGTGATAGCCACGCTGCGGGCGGCGTTTCCCGATGAGCCGCTGCACGCTTCCCCCGCGCGGGCGGAGGTGGAAGCCCTGCCCGAGAAGGAAGCCGCGGCGCTTGCGGGACTTGCCGGATTACTGCGCGATGACGATGCCGCCGCCCTCAAATACATGGAGGAGCATGCCGGCCTTCTTATGAGCGCTTTGGGCGCGCCGGCGTTTACGCAGGTGGAGCAGGCCGTGTCCCAGTTCGATCTGGAGGGCGCGTTGCAGGCCATACAAAAGACCGGCAAATTGCCGTAA
- a CDS encoding putative Histidine kinase (Evidence 3 : Function proposed based on presence of conserved amino acid motif, structural feature or limited homology; Product type pe : putative enzyme), whose product MKGFFAANIMRTAISVVLLSILPAIGIVAGTGAVRYNDELKTADTRGERFVHSLALHQEQTTQVMETFVLTLGRLRDMREADMITAPPLLRNLLATSDEYANIYLLDKAGNVLASALPEERNFNFSGSSFLKDVVSLRAFGVGEMALSPATKEPVLYFGAPMALNGVEGAGIVCVAFRLSGYEKNLSGLALPENAAVFLVDGAGTIASAYPKAGAAAVGEKLGPVLWDAVSRAAGPSGRVTVRKDAQAPEYDVTYQKLFLRGSPSPYFHILYIQPAQFAEDYAAGMLYRDLGLFASVVLLSLAAAIGLCYVTVRRPWGALLDAAARVGGGEKGVRVPERGVGGEIGMLCREFNAMAVAFDKRDQELSAARDQAELSRTAKGEFLANMSHEIRTSMNAILGMAYLVLKTDLTAQQRGYISKLLAAANALLRVINDILDFSKMEAGKMSMESISFSLRRILGSVRSETAARLGEKQLGFDMQISHGVPDHLVGDPLRVSQALMVLVDDAVNRSERGTLSLTCSVVEQDVDNITLQFAVRDAGVGLTPAQLAEMRELFANDTEDAPTTLDKTSLRLAIANRLFRMMHGRVEVASVFGEGVLFTARARFGYAAGDLYKPDKLFEGKKALVVDASEISRQELVDVLTLFGFTVTCVPGAGQALDALNAAQKDGNPFAIVFMDWRPSSADMASLVTQLRDASLSLPPPLVLTTASGRTDLPASLDEIEIDALLPKPINESLVFDTIMNLLGTQKGTSPFAPEESEEEKAELANLAVLLVEDNAVNQQIAGEILESENIRLTCADNGEEAIALLTQGTPRRFDVVLMDLQMPVMDGFAATRALRKMDAFHPLRLPIIAMTAHSDIAEITACFDAGMNDHTGKPIIIDKFLATIRRWLPPRAKDAAVLAEAVPSLRSLAGKRDYGSRKELEALLETLIPVLREGRIGILRVDLTEGDAEAAAASLAALEALAAELAGVGPAGGEKA is encoded by the coding sequence GTGAAGGGTTTTTTTGCCGCGAATATCATGCGGACCGCCATCAGCGTGGTTCTGCTTTCAATCCTTCCCGCGATAGGTATTGTCGCGGGTACTGGTGCGGTGCGGTATAACGACGAACTCAAAACGGCCGACACCCGGGGAGAGCGTTTCGTCCATTCCCTGGCGCTGCACCAGGAGCAGACGACGCAGGTCATGGAAACCTTCGTGCTGACGCTCGGCCGCCTGCGCGACATGCGCGAGGCGGATATGATAACCGCGCCGCCTCTGCTCCGCAATCTCCTTGCTACCTCCGACGAGTATGCCAACATATACCTGCTCGACAAGGCCGGGAACGTTCTGGCTTCCGCATTGCCGGAGGAGCGGAATTTCAATTTTTCCGGCTCCTCGTTTCTTAAGGACGTCGTTTCCCTCCGGGCCTTCGGCGTCGGGGAGATGGCCCTTTCTCCCGCAACCAAGGAGCCGGTTTTGTACTTCGGCGCGCCCATGGCCCTGAACGGCGTGGAGGGAGCCGGCATCGTTTGCGTCGCCTTCAGGCTTTCCGGGTATGAAAAGAACCTTTCCGGGCTGGCCCTGCCGGAAAACGCGGCGGTTTTCCTTGTGGACGGCGCCGGTACGATCGCTTCGGCGTATCCCAAGGCCGGTGCCGCCGCCGTGGGCGAAAAGCTGGGCCCCGTTCTCTGGGACGCCGTCTCGCGGGCAGCCGGTCCGTCGGGCCGGGTGACCGTGCGAAAAGACGCTCAGGCTCCCGAGTATGATGTGACCTACCAAAAGCTCTTCCTGCGGGGCAGCCCCTCGCCGTACTTCCATATTCTGTACATACAACCCGCGCAGTTCGCCGAGGATTACGCGGCGGGCATGCTGTACCGCGATCTGGGGCTGTTCGCCTCGGTTGTTCTCCTGTCTTTGGCCGCTGCGATAGGGTTGTGTTATGTCACCGTACGGCGCCCCTGGGGCGCATTGCTCGACGCCGCCGCGCGCGTGGGCGGGGGCGAGAAGGGCGTGCGCGTGCCGGAGCGCGGCGTGGGCGGGGAAATCGGCATGCTGTGCCGGGAATTCAACGCCATGGCCGTCGCCTTTGACAAGCGCGACCAGGAACTTTCCGCCGCGCGGGACCAGGCGGAACTCAGCCGCACAGCCAAGGGCGAGTTCCTGGCCAATATGAGCCATGAAATACGCACGTCCATGAACGCCATTCTCGGCATGGCCTACCTTGTCCTGAAAACGGACCTGACGGCCCAGCAGCGCGGCTACATTTCAAAACTTCTGGCCGCCGCCAACGCGCTTTTGCGGGTCATCAACGACATCCTGGACTTTTCCAAAATGGAAGCCGGGAAAATGTCCATGGAGAGCATCAGCTTTTCTTTGCGCCGCATCCTGGGGTCGGTCCGGAGCGAGACCGCCGCGCGGCTCGGCGAGAAGCAACTCGGCTTTGACATGCAAATCAGCCACGGCGTGCCGGACCACCTGGTCGGCGACCCGTTGCGCGTGTCCCAGGCGCTTATGGTGCTGGTCGACGACGCGGTGAACAGAAGCGAGCGGGGAACGCTCTCCCTTACCTGTTCCGTGGTCGAGCAGGACGTGGACAACATCACCCTTCAGTTTGCCGTCCGTGACGCTGGCGTGGGGCTCACCCCGGCGCAACTCGCCGAGATGCGCGAGCTTTTCGCCAACGACACGGAAGACGCCCCGACAACCCTGGACAAAACCAGCCTGCGCCTTGCCATAGCCAACCGCCTGTTCCGGATGATGCACGGCCGCGTGGAGGTTGCCAGCGTTTTCGGGGAAGGCGTTCTGTTCACGGCCAGGGCCAGGTTCGGCTATGCCGCCGGCGATTTGTACAAGCCGGACAAGCTCTTTGAAGGGAAAAAGGCGCTTGTCGTGGATGCCAGCGAGATTTCGCGCCAGGAACTGGTGGACGTCCTCACCCTGTTCGGCTTCACGGTTACGTGCGTTCCCGGCGCCGGCCAGGCGCTGGACGCCCTGAACGCGGCCCAGAAGGACGGCAATCCCTTTGCCATCGTTTTCATGGACTGGCGGCCTTCTTCCGCGGACATGGCTTCCCTCGTCACGCAGCTGCGGGATGCCTCTTTGTCCTTGCCGCCGCCCCTGGTGCTGACCACGGCCTCCGGGCGGACGGATCTGCCCGCCTCGCTTGACGAGATCGAGATCGACGCCCTTTTGCCCAAGCCGATCAACGAGTCGCTGGTCTTTGACACCATCATGAACCTGCTCGGCACGCAGAAGGGCACGTCGCCTTTCGCCCCCGAAGAAAGCGAGGAGGAAAAGGCGGAGCTGGCGAACCTCGCGGTCCTCCTGGTGGAGGATAACGCCGTCAACCAGCAGATAGCCGGGGAGATCCTCGAAAGCGAAAATATCCGGCTCACTTGCGCCGACAACGGCGAAGAGGCGATAGCGCTTCTCACGCAGGGAACGCCGCGACGGTTCGATGTCGTTCTGATGGACCTGCAGATGCCGGTCATGGACGGTTTTGCCGCCACCCGGGCGCTCAGGAAAATGGACGCGTTCCACCCGTTGCGGTTGCCCATCATCGCCATGACCGCCCATTCGGATATCGCGGAGATAACCGCCTGTTTCGATGCGGGCATGAACGACCACACCGGCAAACCCATCATTATCGACAAATTCCTGGCCACGATCCGGCGCTGGCTGCCGCCGCGCGCGAAGGACGCGGCCGTTCTGGCGGAGGCTGTTCCCTCTTTGCGTTCTCTCGCCGGCAAGCGGGATTACGGTTCGCGGAAAGAGCTGGAAGCGTTGCTGGAAACATTGATCCCGGTCCTTCGTGAGGGGCGTATCGGCATTCTCCGGGTGGACCTGACGGAAGGCGACGCGGAAGCGGCGGCCGCATCGCTCGCGGCGCTTGAGGCCCTCGCGGCGGAACTGGCGGGAGTGGGACCGGCCGGAGGAGAAAAGGCATGA
- a CDS encoding conserved exported hypothetical protein (Evidence 4 : Homologs of previously reported genes of unknown function), which translates to MRKIGILVILAVFFAGFGFSVARMERLRADGADALLQLAPVDPRALLMGDYMALDYAANDAIWDALRRKEGDSRHPGSYYEPGASAEGKAVMKRAAPGDGRGGPGAAAPFPAVVFVRLDDGTPLAQDELLLAFKLRGMRIITAAPAFYFQEGDARVYERARYGRVKVDGNGKTLLFALCDDAGRDLRPARGE; encoded by the coding sequence ATGCGTAAGATAGGTATTCTTGTCATTCTCGCGGTTTTTTTCGCGGGGTTCGGTTTTTCCGTCGCGCGGATGGAGCGGCTGCGCGCCGATGGGGCCGACGCGCTTTTGCAGCTCGCGCCGGTGGACCCCCGCGCCCTTTTGATGGGCGATTACATGGCGCTGGATTACGCGGCCAACGACGCCATATGGGACGCCTTGCGGCGGAAGGAAGGCGACTCGCGGCATCCGGGATCGTATTATGAGCCCGGAGCGTCAGCGGAGGGCAAGGCCGTCATGAAGCGGGCGGCTCCGGGCGACGGGCGTGGCGGGCCGGGAGCGGCGGCGCCTTTCCCGGCCGTGGTTTTCGTCCGCCTGGATGACGGAACGCCGCTCGCTCAGGATGAACTGCTGCTCGCGTTCAAGCTGCGGGGGATGCGCATCATTACGGCCGCGCCCGCGTTTTATTTTCAGGAAGGGGATGCCCGCGTCTATGAACGGGCCCGTTACGGCAGGGTAAAGGTTGACGGGAACGGCAAAACGCTGCTCTTTGCGCTGTGTGACGATGCCGGCCGGGACCTTCGCCCGGCGCGCGGGGAATAA
- a CDS encoding Membrane protein-like protein has translation MENQPLSPNADVSASPATRQAPCRVPEMSRAGLAGLRERGVFSRDAWEAAMDFCGFRPGAVEWRLYWQHILLLGGALFLVAGIIFFIAWNWGDMHHFARMALVGGIVAVTGLCAVWLGPDTNLGKVLLLSCGISVGPLLAVFGQTYQTGAELWELFRVWTAVLFALALAGRQAALWFTTWLAANIFVILWLGRSMDSPLEALGMFSLLPECVLGLALAVAAWECAAYNARRKERGGNVSRQQGWLQSRWLPRLLFFDLTVRLTVYLCLIIFDPYGIRHMLEFALPHYILPALALVVAGGSCYWHRKKTPDLFMLACLVSACAVLFASVLLRAEFLFEAGVGAIFIWGLIIVGLTAGVAAILLSLQRSMEGAEGKSPKQRPGTALMEFFAPARRVPGWDELRNHLAAAELLAADAPLPRQPEEKAAAASPWYVRTILAVGGWIAAVVFLVFMGLFLFMTLRIRDNEGATLLFASLIPLGVAFVCLRCPGIFLRNFGFSLALTGTAGACGGLGWMLEFGTFTPFLYAAVLIGLCYAMNSAPYRFLAALCIVQCVAAGIIYAGVGELHRWGGTGEAEWIFSYRRMLYVTVIWWAAVALALAVFRLREGAWRALPGGKHLEPFFAGAYGGMLVYLISALALQVGGMGDLRHLGLGNVYFPSAAYTVGLGAAVGLVYFVNALVAGGRTPFKGMFVIGCAALALPLGWYLPGAALAAFGLALSRYWGSLVMQGVTCAFLFAYMVYYYYFLGISLLHKSLLLAATGAVLLVLALCLDRFGPRVGTREERHA, from the coding sequence ATGGAAAATCAACCATTATCACCCAATGCGGACGTGTCCGCTTCTCCCGCGACGCGGCAAGCGCCTTGCCGCGTGCCGGAAATGTCCCGCGCGGGCCTTGCCGGGCTGAGGGAGCGGGGCGTTTTTTCCAGGGACGCCTGGGAAGCGGCCATGGATTTTTGCGGCTTCCGGCCGGGAGCCGTGGAATGGCGCCTGTACTGGCAGCATATTCTGCTGCTCGGCGGCGCGCTGTTTCTTGTGGCCGGGATTATCTTTTTCATCGCCTGGAACTGGGGTGACATGCACCACTTCGCCCGCATGGCGCTGGTGGGGGGCATTGTGGCCGTTACCGGCCTCTGCGCGGTGTGGCTCGGGCCGGATACGAACCTGGGCAAGGTGCTGCTGCTGTCCTGCGGCATCAGCGTCGGCCCGCTGCTGGCCGTGTTCGGCCAGACGTACCAGACCGGCGCGGAACTGTGGGAACTGTTCCGCGTCTGGACGGCGGTTCTGTTCGCCCTTGCCCTGGCGGGCAGGCAGGCGGCTCTCTGGTTCACGACCTGGCTTGCCGCCAATATTTTCGTCATACTCTGGCTGGGCCGCTCCATGGACAGCCCCCTCGAGGCCCTCGGCATGTTCAGTTTGCTGCCGGAATGCGTTCTCGGCCTGGCGCTCGCCGTGGCGGCCTGGGAATGCGCCGCGTACAACGCCCGCCGGAAGGAGCGGGGCGGGAATGTATCCCGGCAACAGGGCTGGCTCCAATCGCGCTGGCTGCCCCGGCTCCTCTTTTTCGACCTGACGGTGCGCCTCACGGTCTATCTGTGCCTCATAATCTTCGATCCATACGGCATACGCCATATGCTGGAGTTCGCGCTTCCCCATTACATCCTGCCGGCTCTCGCCCTGGTTGTGGCGGGCGGTTCCTGCTACTGGCACCGCAAGAAAACGCCGGATCTCTTCATGCTCGCCTGTCTGGTTTCCGCCTGCGCGGTCCTTTTTGCCTCGGTCCTCCTGCGAGCGGAGTTTCTTTTTGAAGCGGGAGTCGGCGCGATTTTCATCTGGGGGTTGATAATCGTGGGGTTGACAGCCGGGGTCGCGGCAATTCTGCTTTCCCTCCAGCGCTCGATGGAAGGGGCTGAGGGAAAATCGCCGAAGCAGCGTCCCGGCACGGCCTTGATGGAGTTTTTCGCCCCGGCCCGCCGCGTGCCGGGGTGGGACGAACTCCGGAATCACCTTGCAGCGGCGGAACTTCTCGCCGCGGACGCGCCGTTGCCCCGGCAGCCGGAAGAAAAGGCAGCCGCGGCGTCCCCCTGGTACGTGCGGACCATCCTGGCCGTCGGCGGCTGGATCGCGGCGGTGGTGTTCCTGGTATTCATGGGCCTGTTCCTGTTCATGACCCTGCGCATCCGCGACAACGAGGGCGCGACCCTGCTTTTTGCCTCGCTCATTCCCCTGGGGGTGGCCTTCGTCTGTTTACGGTGCCCCGGCATTTTTCTCCGGAATTTCGGCTTCTCCCTGGCGCTTACCGGGACGGCGGGGGCCTGCGGCGGGCTCGGCTGGATGCTCGAGTTCGGGACGTTCACGCCGTTTTTATATGCCGCCGTCCTGATAGGTCTGTGTTACGCCATGAACAGCGCGCCATACAGGTTTCTCGCCGCGCTGTGCATCGTGCAATGCGTCGCGGCGGGAATCATTTACGCAGGTGTTGGAGAGCTGCATCGCTGGGGCGGCACGGGCGAAGCGGAATGGATTTTTTCCTACCGCCGCATGCTGTATGTGACGGTTATCTGGTGGGCGGCGGTTGCCCTGGCGCTTGCCGTCTTCCGGCTGCGCGAGGGCGCCTGGCGCGCTCTGCCCGGCGGGAAGCACCTGGAGCCGTTTTTCGCCGGGGCGTACGGCGGCATGCTGGTATATCTGATAAGCGCTCTGGCTTTGCAGGTCGGCGGTATGGGGGATCTTCGCCATCTGGGCCTGGGGAACGTGTATTTCCCCTCCGCCGCGTACACCGTGGGACTTGGCGCCGCCGTGGGGCTTGTTTATTTTGTGAACGCTCTTGTGGCGGGCGGCCGGACGCCGTTCAAAGGGATGTTTGTCATCGGGTGCGCGGCTCTCGCCCTGCCGCTCGGCTGGTATTTGCCGGGCGCCGCTCTGGCCGCCTTCGGCCTCGCCTTGAGCCGATACTGGGGCAGCCTTGTCATGCAGGGCGTCACGTGCGCGTTTCTCTTCGCGTACATGGTGTATTATTATTATTTTTTGGGCATATCGCTGCTCCACAAGTCGCTGCTTCTGGCGGCCACGGGCGCGGTGCTGCTTGTTCTTGCCCTATGCCTGGACCGGTTCGGGCCACGCGTGGGAACGCGGGAGGAACGCCATGCGTAA
- a CDS encoding putative Peptidase family M48 protein (Evidence 3 : Function proposed based on presence of conserved amino acid motif, structural feature or limited homology), translated as MQLQAEFNDGVNALTHPAVCAFLGDMLEVRSLNGDKLAVWARDGVLADSPGKLPLRLRHTASAGERLVVRDDGAAALFREWLGPALARQRAKTRTRWILGTVTVWLLLALAWAGFPHAVNLVADMIPYRWERALGEQVRGTVGRALGETDGGDGPWRDAGPGYDALQELVARLARAGDGAGDGAGDAAGYTFSVSVLDADLVNAFALPGGFIVVTTGLIRQCRTPDELAGVLAHEMAHVTERHNTRALVRDQFLAFALQLVTGGGDIAGLAKTAGNAVVSSKFSREAEREADILGVRRLARAGIDPEGTASFFAGVSRNESKERFSYFDSHPLIQDRQEYMRLEAAQFSGPFTPALDANTWSLLKAHAAKKSGKQG; from the coding sequence ATGCAGCTGCAAGCGGAATTTAACGACGGCGTAAACGCGCTCACGCATCCCGCGGTCTGCGCCTTTCTCGGAGACATGTTGGAAGTGCGTTCCCTGAACGGGGACAAGCTGGCGGTCTGGGCGCGGGACGGCGTTCTGGCTGATTCTCCCGGTAAACTTCCCCTGCGGCTGCGGCATACGGCCAGCGCGGGCGAGCGTCTCGTGGTGCGCGACGATGGGGCCGCTGCCCTGTTTCGGGAATGGCTCGGCCCGGCTCTTGCCCGGCAACGCGCCAAGACCCGCACCCGCTGGATTCTGGGCACGGTCACCGTCTGGCTGCTTCTGGCCCTTGCCTGGGCGGGGTTTCCCCACGCGGTCAATCTCGTCGCGGACATGATCCCCTACCGTTGGGAACGCGCCTTGGGCGAGCAGGTGCGCGGCACCGTGGGCCGGGCTCTCGGCGAGACGGACGGCGGCGACGGGCCCTGGCGCGACGCCGGACCGGGCTATGACGCCTTGCAAGAACTGGTCGCGCGCCTTGCCCGCGCAGGCGATGGGGCAGGCGACGGCGCGGGTGACGCGGCGGGCTATACGTTCAGCGTCAGCGTGCTGGACGCGGACTTGGTGAACGCCTTCGCCCTGCCGGGCGGGTTCATCGTGGTGACCACGGGGCTTATCAGGCAATGCCGCACGCCGGACGAACTGGCCGGGGTGCTGGCGCACGAGATGGCGCACGTCACGGAGCGGCACAATACCCGCGCCCTTGTCCGCGACCAGTTTCTCGCTTTCGCGCTGCAACTGGTGACGGGCGGCGGCGATATCGCGGGGCTTGCCAAAACCGCCGGGAACGCCGTGGTGAGCAGCAAATTCAGCCGCGAGGCCGAGCGCGAGGCCGATATCCTCGGGGTTCGCCGCCTCGCCCGGGCGGGCATCGACCCGGAGGGTACCGCGTCGTTTTTTGCGGGTGTTTCGCGTAACGAGTCCAAGGAGCGATTCAGCTACTTCGACTCGCACCCGTTGATCCAGGACCGCCAGGAATATATGCGGCTCGAGGCCGCGCAGTTTTCCGGGCCGTTCACGCCGGCCCTTGACGCGAACACGTGGAGCCTTCTGAAAGCGCATGCCGCGAAAAAGAGCGGCAAACAGGGATAA